In the genome of Chrysoperla carnea chromosome 5, inChrCarn1.1, whole genome shotgun sequence, the window CATTTCAAAAAAGGTCAACCACAGGACTTGAATTCATAAAACATATCTTTTTTCACTAAgtattaacacaaaaataaataatatttttaaaaaaaaaaactcattaatataataattaattattcataattgaaAAACGATATAGACAAATATACAAACcatcattgaaataaaaaaaaaggactgTATTGTCGATGATTGATAAAAGTCAATAatccattttcaatttaaaaaaaaaaaaactcataaatttcagaaacaaacaaaaatacatgaaaaattataggtaataaattttaaaaaaaattattaatttaaatgcgttTTTAATGAATTCCGGCTGGTACTTTACACCATAGTCAGTTACACGGTAGCGTTTAactattttgcttatttattaaactaaactGCTGTAGTTTCAGCATAAGTTGTGCTTTGACCTAACCAAAAACCTTAGTATAACTGctgtttttgaatcaaaaactttaaatatttgttacacGTTATAgtcacaaaaattatatatctctaatctttataaattatagttcatgtgttattctgaggtatgaactatattattgtacagtttcatccaaatccattcggtagttaatgcgtgaaagcgtaacaaacaaacaaacaatcaaacaaacaaacaaacaaacatcgttACTTTcagatttgtaatttataaggATAAGGATAACTAACTTTAGAGCCATTACTTTTTTATGATAacgataaaaatgattataacgTTAACCTTTGAATTACTTCCCCAAAAACATTGacatttcaaaatgaataatgAGGAATcaaaaatacacataaaaaaattaaatatatttaagtatgaacaaaaaaaaaacataaaataggaACAACAGTAGTATAGTAATATGACGAAGTATGGTTGGACTCCACTCAGCCAGCCACTGTTCAGTatgttgaatataatttttggagAGTGAAAGGATTAATGTAATGTTTAATCATCAGTattgttataaaacatttaatcccATTGATCAAGAATGACTATGAtgaatgatattatattataacacatACATTCAGAAGCCTCCTGGAATATAATACAGGGATCGTATTagacatatataatataaatgttaacGTTTCAACACAGTATAGAGGTATATACATAGCGTATACATCTATATCCTTAGTCATATATTATAATAGGTATGAAGGAAATACTGggagaattttggaaaattggtATGAAACAAAATCAACCAATAGAACGTCATCATTTTCTCCGTTTAGATGTGTGAGAAAATTGGGGTGTGAATCGCTTACTCAGTCAATCAGAGTTTTAGAAGTTCTCCAAAACGAAGTAgatattcagaaaatttgtaagggctacaaaaaatattggaatAATGTGTTCGAGTAGCCAAATAGATCAGGTTAGAGCGCCTGTCCTAGGGTGAGATACACTTAGACTTTAGGGTCGGTTGTGATACCAAAAAGTGGATTGGCTCATTCCAGTCACTATTCCATAAACCTTTAGAGCTGTTTTAAAACAGCAAGaatgctttgacgtcaacggacttcagaTCGGAGTAGTAGTCAAAAAAAGGCTGGCTCAAATGAGCATATCTTCTCATGGAAACAGCTGGACAATGAAACTAAAAAGATGAAACATCATTTTATTCTCCTTCCTTACTTCAGTAAGCCCAGGTGATTTCAGTAagccaaaattattttcttactcTTTTCTCATTCTACATTGGaatactttttattgaaatcctaaTCTGTCGCTAAATTATGAACTATTAATCAAAACAAGACAGAAACTTCTATTTTAACTTTTACACCAAAAACtagagataataaaaaaaaatacgcgCCCAGTATACATACGAGTGGGTTTTGGCAACGATTCAATTTCCATCTACATTAAATGGTACATATCGCATGAATAatacatacttaaaaatattttttaattgaatttaaaacaaatccaTCTAAtgaagtaaattataataattatttattattacagtaaatttattacttgaaattttatacGCCATAAATATTGaagattatatttaaatgtggACTTTTTTAGAATAGAGTATCTAATATTATCTAAACTACTAGGTTTACGTTAAATCGAAATCCGAGGAATTTTAATGATTAGTGACAGAAAGTTTTCTATAAGTTAATTACTAAGGctgattttacattaaaaattatcttacgATTTTTTTTGTCGACGTTTGGAGATTTCATCGTAAAATAAAAGTCTTTTCCTATCTTTAAAGCTGGCGTTTTGGaagttttgtatgtttttgcatatttaaaataCGGGAAAAAGTTCTTAGAAATACCTATGGTTCAAACCATTTTTTTGTCATAACCATTTTTGACGTAAAACAATATTGAAATTCCATCCCTTTTGGAATCCGGGAATGAAAACTTGACTGTAGTATCTTGGACGTATCCTCTGCCTTCCATTAAAATTTTCCCGGAAAATACAGAAATTCTTCAGAAGCtcgattattttaaagttattgacAGAAGTATACAATTTCTGTGGAACTATTGCTTTAATCACTGTTGTATCGACAATAGGGAATATCGAtggttttttttgctttaataaagCTCTATTCTTGTAAAATACaacagagaaaaattatttttcgaattactATATAAACAAGATAAAATTGATCAAACATTTGTTTGTATCTTTTTCTAGCAAAATCGAATTTAGCAGAAAGTTTTTTCGGCAAACATAGTATACTTAAACTTATAAGCAGGTggacgattttaatttttaatttcaccttttgtcatctcttttacggtattttcatattttgatgaGAAATACGACGAAAATCACCGATTCATGACCAAAACTTCAACAGAAAagtaatttgattatattttctcCAATTATGAATTCCCAcaagattttatgaatttgacaTACTCAAAATACAAGTTCGAACAtttcacattaaaaatttttaccatatatagaaataatttggTGTAATATTGTACGTAAATTGACGTATTAATTAAACATAGTTAACTTTCCgaatctattaaataaattcacttGAATTTCGATTTACATTTATGCGTGAATAATTATTCTAGAACAAATCAAAGAGATTTCGTTGACTATATAACCTAAACTAATTCGGATATGATAGTTAATggaatgtattatttattcataattaaccATAAACATTTCATTGAGTGTTCGACTATATTTATCTCATACATTGGATATCTATTTCCTACGATTTTCCTACGAATAAGATCATAATAGAATGTTCATCATAAATGTATACAATTTCATAGGCGAATGTCATTATTTAGTGTTGATTTTATAGTTGTATAACAAGATTCAATTTTGGTAACATTAAAGACATTCAATTAATATCCAttgaaagataaaaaacaaCCTGACCAGGATCACCAGAATTACGCTATTGATTACGCCATATAGAAAGGAACTAATTGTGGGTCCACTCGATACAGACTATTGTTTGTACAGATATCTGGACATACTGAAAGTCTGAGTAAAAATGTTCATGTAAATATGATGACGAACTGTATGTGCAGACTTGTCATTAGTATGGGAATACTTTCAACTTCCGTGCTCAAACTTTTTTAACTCAGACTTTACCATCATACCGACTTTTGTTTGCAGTGATACGTTGCGcagacaaaattctatagaagtCTGTGTGAAGTTGGTATCATCTGGACCTACCATAAGGATTCACGGCTTTTTATTGCAGGCGTTATTTATTCGCAATCGTTCAATGTGGTCCAAATATCTCGTAATCTAagcaaaattttgagaaattttataaaacttttaagtagagaattaaattttcaatcggattagtatttagaaaaaattcaaaaaaaattatttcacgccAAAACAGTTGACTCTTTGTAGTTTTTAGCTTTTTCGCCTGTATCCAGTTATTGACTACAGCTTTTTGGACAATGTATCTTTCCGATTTAAGTGATAACGCATTCCACGAATTTGGtatcatattattaaacaaCTCTGTATGTTGGTATTTTATTACTCATCATCTACTATCTTCTCCATCAACATCAGCTTGTTTtactaatgaaaaatttataactatctCTGCacaatttcattgaaaaaagcAATTCCCCAAACACTTAAGTGATTCTGTAGTCTCCCCCTCAAAAACATTACACAATACATTCGCCATACTAAACTTCCTGTACAACcccatttcaataaaacacgttatacatatattataacgttatacatatataataatgtgTATAATATATGTTTACCGGGGACAGTCCTCTTGGTAAGATTGTAATTTCCATCAGATTCGAAACTTAccgataaaattgtaaatttaacttacaTAAAAAGGGGTAACTCCACCCACAACAGGTATTATCTCAATCCAGACCAACTAAATATAATGCAATGAGTTGATTTTCGTTTAGAAATTGAGTTAGCGTTAGTTGGAGTCGTTTTTGGTAAACCGATTGCAATCTAacggaaattacaatattacgtAGACATATGTAAGTGAAACGTAAATGGATCCGTGACAGATGGGTCTAGTAGCATTCATTTAATAGTATTCTTAATGAGACTGCGGTCTTCTGGATACAGTGACCGCTTCTCTTGTGGAAGGTCATCAAACTTTtgacaaaacaatttttgatgtaTAGCAAAATTCTTTCCACATCTTCGCAACAATGTGTTTGGATTTGGTTAATATCTTTTCTAATATGAGCCAACCGTAATTATAAACGACCTTAACGTGTCtctcatataataatatgtgtatataatacctacatATGTAACTGAGGGTATGattaacaacattatattaACGAGACCAAAACACACGTTGTTTGTACTATGAAACATGTACAACTTGTATTTGTACGTGTATCACTGTACTTGTACGTATATAGGTATGTGTATAAACTTGTATGCTTGAGCTTGTTACTTGTTAGTTGTTGTTAAACTACAGAGCTAGTACTCAACAAACATATCACTATAATGATTAATTTATGTTTACCATTAATCAAAATGTTCATACAATCAAACATAACTAACTGTgaatacatgtatgtatggtcgtctttatatatatactcaTCAACTGTCTATGTTATAGCCCAGTACAATGTATTTGGAAATATTGAGGGTAGTATTAGTGCAATCGTCTCACAGCCAGAGTCCATTTTGCAtacaatacataaatttaacgCCGTTGGATTGGAGTATAGTTAAATGTCGTAACGAAATGACGACAAATCTTGAGCATGATGAAACTTGCTCGTTCGTAGTTGTTCACATTTCACTGCAAAAAACGTTACAGTTTCGCAAAACTAAGacatgtaaaaaaaacaaagttatcgagaaatgaataataaaattttggctGTGGAAATTTTTAGTCTAACTTTCTTGAAAACAACGTTTTAGGCCTATTTGAACTTGGCAACAGCAATGACAGCGATGTATCAGCTTCACAacgtttgtatattttaaaatacgtgGCCAAAAcataatcaatatttcaaaaacacgCTGTAACGTATTTCATACATGAAATTTGTGTAGTTACTTGAATTACATTGTTATACAGTTTACACATTTCGTTTGATAAGAGTAtgagtttaaagttcatatGTGTGTTCGTTTGACGACTATCTCATTATTAGAGGTGATTTGTGGATTGTGGATAATGTAATATCATCAAGCAAAATGTTACCCTACACACAACAATATAGGTACATATATGGATAGGTACGGAAAAGTGGAATTTATAATGTCACTGATTAGAATTTATCTATCTAATATTCAAATTAGTTTTGTtgtccaataataataatgggttttaatttgaagctaaatccaaaaaaagttcattttatcAGAGTAACCTTGCGTACTAATGCTTAATTTGTACCGGCTGGTATTCTTATAACTGgtagtatgtatgtgtattagTCTGTAAATTTCTTTCTTACCTTTGATTCTGAAAGTCAATTCCGGGATTCCATTCAGGAAACGGGGAAGTATCATTTATGAAACCGGCTACcaaaatgatactttttaatACACTTTAATAAACagcgaaaattaataataactcattttcaataatttttttgctcggGAACATATAGACAGATAAATTCTCCAGCAAAGGATTccatttttacccgactgcgtgacccaaaggagtggtaatggtGTAAGTGGTGAATAAAATACCCTTTTAAGCTCCGAagcattaaaaatattcgattcgAACAGGCAAAgatcaatgaataattttttatttaaatttattaatattttttttaaatacaaaattaaatttttataattatcttaGAATTCAATTACGATATTTGATGCGTATTTTGTAACCATCTTTAACACGACATGCTAAATCACCAGTTATATTTAAATCTTGTAAAGTTCCATCAGCTTCAATTTTATAACTTCGAAGAGTACTTATTATAAGTGTTTTCAATACATAAACAGCATAATGCCTGCCTATACAACGCCGTGGTCCTGCACTAAAAGGTATGAACGCCATTGGATGTCGTTTTGCAACATTCTCTGGCGTAAAATGTTCTGGATAAAATTCATTCGGTTTCTCCCAGTATTTTGGATTGCGATGAATTTCATATGTATTTACTATAAGACTACATCCCGCTGGtgcaacaaaattttctaaaaatttcaacaacaacaacaaaaaatattaatagttaaaataatttttgtataataataattaaataccaAATTGAAGATCTTCTGTAACTTTACGCCCAATAAATGGAATTGGTAATAATCGAAGACATTCATTTAAGAACATATCTAAATAAACTAATTCATTTAAATCTGATATTGTAAATGTTGATTCTTGTCCCAAAACCTTTTGgatttcttcataaattttgtCCTGAAATTTAACTGGTTATTTAGTacatagaaaatgttttattcatttatttaaaaaaatattcgtcaCCTGCAAATTTGGATACATTCCGAACATTAAAACTGCAAAGCTATATTGTATTGATGTTGCGTCTTGAgcctaaaatttttgattatagcAATTATGTTCTATCATTCCCTCAATCTGTACTTACagctaaaaatattgttgaaatattatcaACCAATAATTCTTCCGACATGACATTTGGATTTTCATTTAGTTTTCTCAAAAGAAAGTCTAATGTACTCCTCCGTTTCGAATTCGAAGCATATTCTGAATCATCAGAAGCTAAACTCAActccatttttttacttttaatcacctataaaaattacatgatTAGAAATACTAGGTTCGTCAAatgatgtataattttatataaaaaagttttacattacATTTCTAATAAAATCCTGCAAATATTTTGCACTTTTTCGTTCCTCTTTACCTAtacttgttaatttaaaaataaattctgggTGAAGCCATGGTTTGAATAGCCTCTcatgaattatattatacaatctGTAATCAAAATTTGGCTATAAAATACCAAGATGTTTCACAAAGCTTAATCATCTAAAATTTTATGTCAGAACTTTAACTTCTTCTAATTCAACAGTTCGGTAATCTTCAttcgcgtgatgagagatttccTCACGCTTGCTGCACATGTGTCAAATATTTTGTGCGTTTATTTTAATTCCAATATAATCACTGATGCAACTAAAAGTTATTCCTATAGTTATCTAGTGAAGTTCTTTCCCAATTTGTTAAGATTATCCAACCAAATTGCTGTAATATATAAGTTATCTTTTtcccaaaataaaatatgttaaaaaaattttacctatttaaagaaaaatatagttCATCTGTAATTTCAGGGGTCATTTTAGTATCCATCAatgtatctaaaaaaaattgcaaattaattgtaaattccCAAAAGTTGCTGAAATCAAGATCCAATGGatcatttttctgaaatttgcACAAATTATTTACTAGAATAGTGCAAAAATAGGTCTctagtattaaaataattgcaagaaaatatattctGAACATGatagcaaataaaattttatgcatttaattcttaaattatttttaacgccGAGAAAAAGATCCATTTCTTCACTAAAAAAGTACAGTTCTTCTTACCgactacatttttaataatacacaaattcacttttctaaaaatatcaaaCGCCTCTTTTCCAACATTTTCACGTAAACTTTCAACTAGAAAATcaccatttttttgaaataattgtatataagtTTCTAAGACATCGTGATGAAAGGTGGGTTGAATTAATCGATGACTATTACGATAAACCGCACCCGATGATAGAAATAATCCTTCCccaaatgaatattttactaAATCATAAGCATACATTTTCTGGGTGGTTTTATGCGATGAtaacaatttctataaaataatatattttagtccattatttttatgttcagATTTGGACGTGTTTTAATCGGAAAGTATTTTGTCATTTGAAAAGGGGAGAGGTGAAAaaatctctattaaattacctttcaaacgaaaaaaaaaaatgaaaatcggttcattcgtttagacaCTACGATACTAGAGACAGCCAAACGGACAGACAAAaagatacacacacacatagcggtcaaacttataacattcctgTTTTTAAGTTCGATGGTTAAAATGGAggccttttttcatttttgagccTAAAATACTCAAACTCATTTCGATGGAT includes:
- the LOC123301686 gene encoding cytochrome P450 4C1-like, whose product is MGVEILYPLVYSFLITFLIAYYWKRRHLYIASFKIDGPISFPLIGNSYLFFGRSQEDVFSKSMEMIQSYSSTCRFWRGSQLLICIKNIKDIEKLLSSHKTTQKMYAYDLVKYSFGEGLFLSSGAVYRNSHRLIQPTFHHDVLETYIQLFQKNGDFLVESLRENVGKEAFDIFRKVNLCIIKNVVDTLMDTKMTPEITDELYFSLNRLYNIIHERLFKPWLHPEFIFKLTSIGKEERKSAKYLQDFIRNVIKSKKMELSLASDDSEYASNSKRRSTLDFLLRKLNENPNVMSEELLVDNISTIFLAAQDATSIQYSFAVLMFGMYPNLQDKIYEEIQKVLGQESTFTISDLNELVYLDMFLNECLRLLPIPFIGRKVTEDLQFENFVAPAGCSLIVNTYEIHRNPKYWEKPNEFYPEHFTPENVAKRHPMAFIPFSAGPRRCIGRHYAVYVLKTLIISTLRSYKIEADGTLQDLNITGDLACRVKDGYKIRIKYRN